The following proteins are co-located in the candidate division WOR-3 bacterium genome:
- the rplU gene encoding 50S ribosomal protein L21 produces the protein MREAVVEFKGFQYKVRENGLITTQKVEKEVGDTVEISNVLLVQDGDKVLVGTPYVSKAKVIAKVVKHYKHDKVMAFRFVNKENVRKKRGHRQELSELKIEKIVVD, from the coding sequence ATGAGAGAGGCAGTCGTTGAATTCAAAGGATTTCAATATAAAGTTAGGGAAAATGGTTTGATTACCACACAGAAAGTCGAAAAGGAAGTGGGGGATACCGTCGAGATTTCAAATGTGCTGCTTGTTCAAGATGGCGACAAAGTTTTGGTGGGCACCCCCTATGTTTCAAAGGCTAAGGTCATTGCCAAGGTTGTAAAACATTATAAGCATGACAAAGTGATGGCTTTCAGGTTTGTAAACAAAGAGAATGTCCGGAAGAAGAGGGGACATCGCCAGGAACTTTCTGAATTAAAAATAGAAAAAATCGTAGTAGATTAG
- the secG gene encoding preprotein translocase subunit SecG, producing MYTFLSVLYLFLVIIMIIVILMQEPRESGLSPAFGGMQQILGVRGIPTFFTRLTWALGAVFMIFSLVLATLNNPARRVIKTPKASETAPIEQKTQESQNQEVPQIPQQGR from the coding sequence ATGTATACATTCTTAAGTGTTCTTTACCTATTTCTTGTCATAATAATGATTATTGTGATTCTTATGCAAGAGCCAAGGGAGTCGGGACTTTCACCGGCCTTTGGTGGAATGCAGCAAATCCTTGGTGTTAGGGGAATTCCAACATTTTTCACCAGGCTTACCTGGGCACTTGGTGCGGTTTTCATGATTTTTTCCCTTGTTCTCGCAACCCTTAACAATCCTGCCCGTAGAGTAATTAAAACTCCAAAGGCCAGCGAAACCGCACCCATTGAACAAAAAACGCAGGAATCACAAAATCAAGAAGTGCCACAAATACCACAGCAGGGGAGGTAA
- the tpiA gene encoding triose-phosphate isomerase, which yields MRRKIIAGNWKMHMTHTDAVSFIKRLQEELAKINTSYEVVVIPPFTSLFPVSTVIDKGILKLGAQNVFYEKEGAYTGEISPVMLKALGCDYVIVGHSERRKYFAESDEMIARKLKAVLVEGMRPILCVGETLEQREKGRHKEVVESQLVSDLAYLSVDEIKRIVIAYEPVWAIGTGHNATPEQAQEMHEFVRSILGEKFGASDVPILYGGSVKPENIRDISAMKDVDGALVGGASIKVESFVGIILNAYQGGN from the coding sequence ATGAGAAGGAAAATAATTGCAGGAAATTGGAAGATGCATATGACTCACACTGACGCAGTGTCCTTTATAAAGCGTCTTCAAGAAGAGCTTGCTAAGATAAATACCTCTTATGAAGTCGTTGTAATTCCACCTTTTACATCACTGTTTCCCGTTTCTACCGTAATAGATAAAGGGATTCTTAAGCTTGGAGCGCAGAATGTTTTTTATGAAAAGGAAGGAGCTTACACTGGAGAAATTTCACCGGTAATGTTGAAAGCCCTTGGCTGTGATTATGTGATAGTTGGTCATTCTGAAAGAAGGAAGTATTTTGCCGAGAGTGATGAGATGATTGCCAGGAAGCTTAAAGCGGTTTTAGTTGAAGGTATGAGGCCCATCCTTTGTGTAGGTGAGACTCTCGAACAGAGGGAAAAGGGCAGGCACAAAGAAGTTGTCGAGAGTCAATTGGTTTCTGATCTTGCTTATTTGAGTGTTGATGAGATAAAAAGAATTGTTATTGCCTATGAACCTGTTTGGGCCATAGGGACAGGTCACAATGCGACCCCTGAACAAGCGCAGGAGATGCACGAATTTGTAAGGAGCATTTTAGGAGAGAAATTTGGGGCCTCGGATGTTCCCATCCTTTATGGAGGCAGCGTTAAGCCTGAGAATATAAGGGATATTTCCGCGATGAAGGATGTGGACGGGGCACTGGTAGGTGGAGCATCCATAAAGGTTGAATCTTTTGTTGGGATAATTTTAAACGCTTACCAAGGGGGGAATTAA
- a CDS encoding patatin-like phospholipase family protein, which produces MRKVALILGGGAAKGYAHIGVIKALEEWGVSPDLVIGTSMGALVGGFYCAGFTPEEMEKIAKGVDLKKMAKIFNISLSTQGFIGLSGVEEFLRSYLGYVKIQALRRKFIATAVDVTNNEALYFDRGDLVKAILMSISIPFIFVPITSDSIIVDGGVLDNVPVRVLSLLDEDYFSIAVNVIPAVRHTVRFADADEIKLKEKVNLIERIAKRNKEAAFREEAMGFISYIIKVSHLMISEINLNRLEDYPCDVYIEVDSGIDSHEFNRAEVAINAGYNKAQEFKEIIMNKLSLGG; this is translated from the coding sequence ATGAGAAAAGTTGCTCTAATACTTGGTGGAGGAGCGGCTAAGGGGTATGCCCATATTGGTGTTATAAAAGCCTTAGAGGAATGGGGAGTTTCTCCGGATCTTGTAATTGGTACCAGTATGGGGGCGCTGGTAGGCGGATTCTATTGTGCCGGTTTTACACCTGAGGAAATGGAGAAAATTGCCAAAGGGGTCGACCTTAAGAAAATGGCTAAAATTTTCAACATATCTCTATCTACCCAAGGGTTTATAGGCCTTTCTGGGGTTGAGGAGTTTCTCAGAAGCTACCTTGGCTATGTTAAAATCCAGGCTTTGAGGAGAAAGTTTATAGCTACTGCTGTAGATGTTACTAACAACGAAGCTCTATATTTTGACAGGGGAGACCTTGTGAAAGCGATATTGATGAGTATAAGCATTCCCTTTATTTTTGTCCCAATTACCTCTGACAGCATTATAGTTGATGGTGGGGTGCTGGATAACGTGCCTGTGCGGGTTCTCAGCCTTTTGGACGAAGATTATTTTTCAATAGCTGTGAATGTGATTCCTGCTGTCAGGCATACTGTTAGATTCGCGGATGCCGACGAAATAAAGTTGAAGGAGAAAGTTAACTTGATTGAAAGAATAGCGAAAAGAAACAAAGAAGCTGCATTTCGAGAAGAGGCGATGGGCTTTATCTCGTACATCATTAAAGTTTCACATCTTATGATTAGCGAAATAAACTTAAACAGGCTCGAAGACTATCCCTGTGATGTATACATTGAGGTAGATTCAGGAATAGATTCTCATGAGTTCAATAGAGCTGAAGTCGCCATAAACGCCGGTTATAACAAAGCTCAGGAATTTAAAGAAATTATCATGAATAAGCTTTCTTTGGGTGGGTAA
- a CDS encoding YraN family protein, whose amino-acid sequence MFLPRIFKGKASKSKGREFEDLAVKYLISKGYKVVERNYRKKFGEIDIIALKEGTLVFVEVRSLSGNFMEPSETITFHKRENLLKVASVYLMEKGWYGAVRFDFIGIKGRNREIEHIESFFEV is encoded by the coding sequence ATGTTTCTCCCTCGGATCTTCAAAGGCAAAGCTTCTAAATCAAAGGGTAGGGAGTTCGAAGACCTTGCTGTTAAGTATCTTATATCAAAAGGTTACAAGGTAGTTGAGAGGAATTATAGGAAAAAATTCGGTGAGATCGATATCATTGCCCTTAAAGAGGGTACGCTTGTTTTTGTAGAGGTGCGAAGTCTCAGTGGTAATTTTATGGAGCCTTCGGAAACAATTACTTTCCACAAGCGGGAGAATCTTTTGAAGGTTGCTTCGGTTTATTTGATGGAAAAGGGCTGGTATGGTGCGGTCAGGTTTGACTTCATAGGGATAAAGGGACGAAATAGGGAGATAGAGCACATTGAAAGTTTTTTCGAAGTTTAA
- a CDS encoding GWxTD domain-containing protein — MKLLILLAIFFTSSSKSEGVFIQVPSQVYKSEGKVDFVVDCSRFLRSDSITVCEFSYMINLNSLKKKDNLMGFMAKVEIRGSNLKNPIISQWTQRTTKPLNFSIDKFWASLVPGNYEITFTVSDLNSKSKGSVKFSVNTLEVDTSLSASDLQLLLTSYPGEDTVFGKFGYVQIPNPSGIYYSGKDTLYFYLELYHLGKDTIPYFVRYFILDEKGSLVRASSPIKRGRDELPVIRDGILLEGLKSGRYTLKVQAVDPSTGNSVIRDREFIYYSSELTAQGEAENLTYFYFIDYFATPEELREFRELPEEGKLLFLKKFWKKFDPTPNTEYNEFFVEFVKRCKYADENFSLPEKPGRLTDRGRIYIKFGPPDEVNRVTFGLTSRNREHWLYYSGGFKEFVFVDIKNTGDYELVYSSDPSEPSKPDWMKYVSPSDLQRQSF, encoded by the coding sequence ATGAAATTGTTGATCCTCCTCGCTATATTTTTTACGAGCTCCTCAAAAAGTGAGGGGGTCTTTATCCAGGTCCCCTCGCAGGTTTACAAGAGCGAGGGCAAAGTGGATTTTGTGGTCGATTGTTCAAGGTTTTTAAGATCCGATTCAATCACAGTGTGTGAATTTAGTTACATGATTAATTTAAATTCCCTCAAAAAGAAGGACAATCTTATGGGTTTTATGGCAAAGGTCGAGATTAGAGGCTCAAATTTAAAAAATCCCATAATTTCTCAGTGGACTCAAAGGACAACGAAGCCCTTGAATTTTTCTATAGACAAGTTCTGGGCTTCCCTTGTTCCGGGAAATTATGAGATAACTTTTACAGTTTCAGATTTAAATTCAAAGAGCAAAGGTTCGGTGAAGTTTAGCGTGAATACATTGGAAGTGGATACCTCATTAAGTGCCTCTGATCTTCAACTTCTCCTTACATCTTATCCGGGTGAGGACACTGTGTTTGGTAAGTTTGGGTACGTTCAAATACCAAACCCTTCAGGAATATATTACTCAGGCAAAGATACCTTGTACTTTTATTTGGAACTTTACCATTTAGGAAAGGATACGATACCCTATTTTGTGAGGTATTTTATCTTAGACGAAAAGGGCAGCTTGGTTAGGGCTTCATCACCTATTAAGAGAGGCAGGGATGAACTACCTGTTATAAGGGATGGAATCCTACTGGAGGGATTGAAATCAGGCAGATATACCCTAAAGGTTCAGGCAGTAGACCCATCGACGGGAAATTCTGTGATAAGGGATAGGGAGTTTATTTACTATTCCTCTGAATTAACTGCACAGGGAGAAGCAGAAAATTTAACCTACTTTTATTTCATTGACTATTTTGCAACGCCAGAAGAGTTAAGAGAGTTTAGGGAATTGCCAGAAGAGGGTAAGCTGTTATTTCTCAAAAAATTCTGGAAAAAATTTGACCCTACACCAAATACCGAATACAACGAATTTTTTGTAGAGTTTGTAAAAAGATGTAAATATGCCGATGAAAACTTTTCCCTTCCTGAAAAACCCGGAAGGCTTACCGATAGGGGCAGAATTTATATAAAATTTGGTCCTCCTGATGAAGTAAATAGGGTAACCTTTGGTTTGACCTCGAGAAATCGTGAACACTGGCTCTATTACTCTGGAGGATTTAAGGAGTTTGTCTTTGTGGATATAAAAAATACCGGCGATTACGAGCTTGTTTACTCTTCAGACCCCAGTGAACCTTCAAAGCCAGACTGGATGAAGTATGTTTCTCCCTCGGATCTTCAAAGGCAAAGCTTCTAA
- a CDS encoding GWxTD domain-containing protein produces MNLLLAILFSLYTSKKSEVLVYLIPDDIRDSVQFITFVSFNRQNLIFYKEADHYKSYAELQAEVFDERKNLLFGNSWPMEVVTSTFKETKQPIWYQRMFTFKLQRHSEYRVRFRLRDSEGNVIAEFVQALKAPDLISDPILLDSMALMENSKRPSSSYIRGKKGVFYVKCLVDSLPFKLQIVALKPVYEVKGVLNRGDNFIEVSFKDLKSGSYKVVLLAGKEEREAPLTLFTLPIDFTPTELNQIITILSFLVPQPELDSFNYYKKDPDSLKSYWERFWKRRDPTPETDLNEFEEEFWNRVEYADENFSSHLKRGALSDRGICYIVLGPPDEIERHPFELEAPSYEVWYYYYKNYRFVFMDLKGVGDYEIVDPPRYIFYELLKK; encoded by the coding sequence ATGAATCTTCTTCTTGCGATCCTCTTCAGTCTCTACACTTCAAAGAAGAGCGAAGTATTGGTCTATTTGATCCCTGACGATATTCGAGATTCTGTACAGTTTATCACCTTTGTTAGTTTTAATAGGCAAAATTTGATTTTTTACAAAGAGGCTGATCACTATAAAAGCTATGCAGAGCTCCAGGCCGAAGTCTTTGATGAAAGGAAAAATCTTCTTTTCGGTAACAGCTGGCCAATGGAGGTTGTCACATCGACATTTAAAGAAACCAAGCAGCCTATATGGTACCAGAGGATGTTCACCTTTAAGCTCCAGAGGCATTCAGAATACAGAGTCCGTTTTCGGTTAAGGGATTCGGAAGGGAATGTCATTGCAGAATTCGTTCAGGCCTTAAAGGCTCCGGATTTAATTTCTGATCCAATCCTACTTGATTCAATGGCCCTTATGGAAAATTCAAAAAGACCGTCTTCGTCCTATATACGAGGCAAAAAGGGGGTTTTTTATGTAAAGTGTCTTGTTGATTCTCTCCCCTTCAAATTGCAGATTGTTGCCCTAAAACCTGTTTACGAAGTAAAGGGGGTTTTAAACAGGGGGGACAATTTTATTGAAGTAAGCTTCAAAGATTTGAAGTCAGGTAGCTACAAGGTTGTTCTCCTTGCAGGGAAGGAGGAAAGAGAAGCTCCATTGACTCTGTTTACCCTTCCTATTGACTTTACGCCTACGGAATTAAATCAAATCATTACGATTCTATCCTTTTTAGTGCCACAGCCTGAACTGGATTCCTTCAATTATTATAAAAAGGACCCTGATTCTCTTAAGAGCTATTGGGAAAGGTTTTGGAAGAGGCGTGATCCAACACCTGAAACGGACCTCAACGAGTTCGAAGAGGAGTTCTGGAATCGGGTGGAGTACGCCGATGAAAATTTTTCATCCCATCTTAAGCGGGGTGCACTTTCCGACAGGGGGATTTGCTACATTGTACTTGGGCCTCCTGATGAGATTGAAAGACATCCCTTCGAATTGGAAGCCCCTTCTTACGAAGTGTGGTACTATTATTACAAAAATTATCGGTTTGTATTTATGGACTTAAAGGGGGTAGGAGATTATGAAATTGTTGATCCTCCTCGCTATATTTTTTACGAGCTCCTCAAAAAGTGA
- a CDS encoding DUF177 domain-containing protein, which yields MKIDILNLKEGVTEYFESLGPSELDLLNLDFRLKDKAFVHTTVEKRGNKVKITIDAKFTLILTCSRCLEEFEQDFNTVDEYFVKPGQEELEPEKYLSDEDIFSIFAPAQEIDTTPLVRDSIILSVPMKPLCKEDCKGLCPVCGVNLNNSICEHVGLDKEKDDWRRKLEEIKKKLEKK from the coding sequence GTGAAAATTGACATACTAAATTTAAAAGAGGGTGTCACTGAGTACTTTGAATCCTTGGGGCCCTCAGAACTCGATTTGTTAAACCTGGATTTTAGATTGAAGGATAAGGCTTTCGTTCACACCACCGTCGAAAAGAGGGGTAATAAAGTTAAGATAACCATTGATGCTAAATTCACTCTTATTTTAACATGTTCACGGTGCCTCGAAGAGTTTGAACAGGATTTTAACACCGTTGATGAGTATTTCGTTAAGCCTGGGCAGGAAGAGCTGGAACCTGAAAAGTACTTAAGTGATGAAGACATATTTTCAATATTTGCCCCTGCACAGGAAATCGATACAACTCCCTTAGTGAGGGATAGTATTATTCTTTCTGTACCTATGAAACCTTTATGCAAAGAGGATTGTAAAGGACTCTGCCCCGTTTGCGGAGTCAATCTTAACAACTCAATTTGCGAACATGTGGGATTAGATAAAGAAAAAGATGATTGGCGAAGGAAGCTTGAAGAAATCAAGAAAAAGTTGGAAAAGAAATGA
- the ileS gene encoding isoleucine--tRNA ligase, with protein MRDYRDTVNLPKTDFSMKAELTKKEPLRLNWWEERKIYQKNLEKRKNTGKIFVLHDGPPYSNGHIHLGTALNKILKDILVKYKSLKGFYAPYVPGWDNHGMPIELEVIKTHPEYKELLSDASKTKDPLLKQNLRKDCRNFAKKWVDIQREEFKRLGVLGDWENPYLTMDPYYEAKELRIFSELVEKGYIYRSYLPVHWCPRCKTTLAMAEIEYKDKESPSLWFTFEPVETDFYPLVWTTTPWTIISNVALAVHPDLVYVVVKTKERSYLLAEELIESNRDILGEDFEIIKRFKGRELEGLKFKHPFLDRVSSVILGTFVTTEDGTGIVHIAPGHGKEDFEVGKEYNLPVISPVDEDGKFTKEAPDFEGLDTNEASSKVVEVLKEKGKFVKLSKITHSYPHCWRCKGPLIFRATHQWFLSVDHAGLRDKALSEILKVKWHPEEGQVRIHTSVKERPDWVISRQRSWGVFIPALKCKNCGETFLDRAVINNLAKYVEQGEVDAWLSRDVNEFTEGKVRCPKCDSDQLDKEHDILDVWFDSGISYIVVSEKYGFPWPSDVYLEGSDQHRGWFNASLMLSTAYRGSAPYKNVITHGWVVDEEGKAMHKSLGNVILPEEVISKYGADILRLWVASSDYTEDVRLGEEILTRLVDSYRKIRNTFRFMLGNLYDWEESKRVEYEDLLPLEKYMLAKWNQVKRVVEEAYENFYFYKSYHTLYNFIVVDLSAFYLDVLKDRLYTWAPDSLGRRSAQTVIYDILREMLVVISPILSFTAEEAWEYLPGKREESVFLADWPSINPSFNNEEILRDFQVLLDVRDKVLLLIERARKDEKILSDRLEAKVIINSDNEQVLDVLKKYEQHLGELFIVSQVYLSGDTTGNAVSQEFEGMKISVEHAKGKKCERCWIWHEKVGEDPEHPGLCPKCLQVVRGFKSEN; from the coding sequence ATGCGAGATTATAGGGATACTGTTAATTTGCCGAAAACCGATTTTTCAATGAAAGCAGAGCTTACGAAGAAGGAGCCGTTACGACTGAATTGGTGGGAGGAGAGGAAAATTTATCAGAAGAATCTTGAGAAGAGAAAGAACACGGGAAAGATTTTTGTTCTCCACGATGGCCCGCCCTATTCTAATGGACACATTCACCTCGGGACTGCCCTTAATAAAATTCTCAAGGATATTCTGGTTAAGTATAAGTCGTTGAAAGGATTCTATGCCCCCTATGTGCCTGGATGGGATAATCACGGTATGCCTATTGAACTCGAGGTGATAAAGACTCACCCTGAATACAAAGAACTTCTTTCCGATGCTTCAAAGACTAAGGATCCTCTTTTAAAACAGAACTTGAGAAAGGATTGCAGAAATTTTGCTAAGAAATGGGTTGATATCCAGCGGGAGGAGTTCAAAAGGCTTGGAGTTTTAGGGGATTGGGAGAACCCCTATTTGACGATGGATCCCTATTATGAAGCTAAGGAACTAAGGATTTTTTCTGAACTTGTTGAGAAAGGTTATATTTACAGAAGTTATTTACCCGTGCACTGGTGCCCGAGGTGTAAGACCACCCTTGCGATGGCAGAAATTGAGTATAAGGATAAGGAATCTCCCTCCCTTTGGTTTACCTTCGAGCCCGTTGAAACCGATTTTTATCCGCTTGTTTGGACGACCACGCCCTGGACTATTATTTCAAATGTTGCCCTTGCCGTTCACCCGGATTTGGTATATGTAGTGGTTAAGACTAAAGAAAGGTCGTATTTGTTAGCTGAGGAGCTTATTGAAAGTAACAGGGATATCCTCGGTGAAGACTTCGAAATTATAAAGAGGTTCAAAGGTAGAGAACTTGAAGGCTTAAAATTCAAGCATCCATTCCTTGATAGAGTTTCGTCTGTGATTCTCGGTACTTTTGTTACCACGGAAGATGGAACGGGTATCGTTCATATAGCACCTGGTCATGGAAAAGAGGATTTCGAGGTGGGGAAAGAATACAATCTCCCTGTTATTTCTCCCGTCGATGAAGATGGGAAGTTTACAAAAGAAGCGCCCGATTTTGAAGGCCTTGATACGAACGAGGCGTCGAGCAAAGTAGTTGAGGTGTTAAAGGAGAAGGGTAAGTTTGTAAAACTTTCGAAGATAACTCACAGTTATCCTCACTGTTGGCGTTGTAAGGGCCCCTTGATTTTTAGAGCAACTCACCAGTGGTTTTTAAGCGTTGACCACGCTGGGTTAAGGGATAAAGCCCTTAGTGAGATTTTAAAAGTAAAATGGCATCCTGAGGAAGGGCAAGTTAGAATACACACTTCAGTCAAAGAAAGACCCGATTGGGTTATCTCACGGCAGAGAAGCTGGGGGGTATTCATACCCGCTTTAAAGTGTAAAAATTGTGGTGAGACATTCTTAGATCGTGCGGTTATTAACAATCTTGCCAAGTATGTGGAACAGGGAGAAGTCGATGCCTGGCTCAGTAGGGATGTCAATGAGTTTACTGAAGGCAAAGTCCGTTGTCCAAAATGTGATAGTGATCAGCTGGATAAGGAACATGATATTCTCGATGTGTGGTTTGATTCTGGAATCTCTTACATTGTAGTTTCTGAGAAATATGGTTTCCCCTGGCCTTCAGATGTGTACCTTGAAGGCTCCGACCAGCATCGTGGATGGTTTAACGCATCCCTGATGCTGAGTACTGCCTATCGTGGGAGTGCACCGTATAAAAATGTGATTACCCATGGATGGGTAGTTGACGAAGAAGGCAAAGCGATGCACAAAAGCCTTGGTAATGTCATATTGCCCGAGGAGGTGATCAGTAAATACGGGGCAGATATTTTGAGACTCTGGGTGGCTTCCAGTGATTATACAGAAGATGTAAGGCTTGGAGAAGAGATTCTAACAAGGCTTGTGGATTCTTACAGGAAAATAAGAAATACCTTCAGATTTATGTTGGGTAACCTTTACGACTGGGAGGAGAGCAAGAGGGTTGAATATGAGGACCTATTGCCCCTCGAGAAGTATATGCTGGCTAAGTGGAATCAGGTTAAAAGAGTGGTGGAGGAGGCCTACGAGAATTTTTACTTTTATAAGAGTTATCACACCCTTTACAATTTCATAGTAGTTGACCTTTCCGCCTTCTACCTTGATGTGCTTAAGGACAGGCTCTATACGTGGGCTCCCGATTCGCTTGGAAGGCGCTCTGCCCAAACTGTCATTTACGATATTTTGAGAGAGATGCTTGTAGTTATCTCTCCAATTCTGTCTTTCACGGCAGAAGAGGCATGGGAGTACCTTCCTGGTAAGAGAGAGGAAAGCGTTTTCTTAGCGGATTGGCCTTCAATTAACCCTTCTTTCAATAACGAGGAGATATTGAGGGATTTTCAAGTGCTTCTGGATGTGAGAGATAAAGTTTTACTACTCATCGAGAGGGCGAGAAAGGATGAAAAAATTCTAAGTGATCGTTTAGAGGCCAAAGTTATCATAAATAGTGATAACGAGCAGGTATTAGACGTACTGAAGAAATATGAGCAACACCTCGGTGAACTTTTCATTGTGTCTCAGGTCTATTTAAGTGGTGATACGACCGGAAACGCGGTCTCTCAAGAATTTGAGGGAATGAAGATTTCCGTTGAACATGCTAAGGGTAAAAAATGTGAGAGATGCTGGATCTGGCATGAAAAAGTGGGAGAAGACCCTGAACATCCAGGGTTGTGTCCCAAGTGCCTTCAAGTCGTAAGGGGATTTAAGAGTGAAAATTGA